A region of the Oncorhynchus kisutch isolate 150728-3 unplaced genomic scaffold, Okis_V2 scaffold1330, whole genome shotgun sequence genome:
CagaggtatgaggataagaccaattgcgtaaatgcagttctccatcaaacatatggcaggtatgaggataagaccaatgcgtaatgcagtttcTTCCATCacaaacatatggcaggtatgaggataagaccaatgcgtaatgcagttctccatcaaacatatggcaggtatgaggataagaccaatgcgtaatggcAGTTCtcccatcaaaacatatggcaggtatgaggataagaccaatgcgtaatgcagttctccatcaaaacatatggcaggtatgaggataagaccaatgcgtaatgcagttctccatcaaaacatatggcaggtatgaggataagaccaatgcgtaatgcagattctccatcaaaacatatggcaggtatgaggataagaccaatgcgtaatgcagttctccatcaaacatatggcaggtatgaggattaagaccaatgcgtaatgcagttctccattcAAAACactatggcaggtatgaggataagaccaatgcgtaattgccagttctccatcaaaacatatggcaggtatgaggataagaccaatgcgtaatgcagttctccatcaaaacattatggcaggtatgaggataagaccaatgcgtaatgcagttctccatcaaacatatggcaggtatgaggataagaccaatgcgtaatgcagttctccatcaaaacatatggcaggtatgaggataagaccaatgcgtaatgcagttctccatcaaacatatggcaggtatgaggataagaccaatgcgtaatgcagttctccatcaaaacattatggcaggtatgaggataagaccaatgcgtaatgcagttctccatcaaaacatatggcaggtatgaggataagaccaatgcgtaatgcagttctccatcaaaacatatggcaggtatgaggataagaccaatgcgtaatgcagttctcatcaaaacatatggcaggtatgaggataagaccaatgcgtaatgcagttctccatcaaaacatatggcaggtatgaggataagaccaatgcgtaatgcagtctctccatcaaaacatatggcaggtatgaggataagaccaatgcgtaatgcaggttctccatcaaaacatatggcaggtatgaggataagaccaatgcgtaatgcagttctccatcaaaacatatggcagtaTGAGGATacgaccaatgcgtaatgcagttctccatcacaacatatggcaggtatgaggataagaccaagcTAATGacgttctccatcaaaacatatgcaGGTATggggataagaccaatgcgtaatgcagttctccatcaaaacatatggcaggtatgaggataagaccaatgcgtaatgcagttctccatcaaaacatatggcaggtatgaggataagaccaatgcgtaatgcagttctccatcaaacatatggcaggtatgaggataagaccaatgcgtaatgcagttctccatcaaaacatatggcaggtatgaggataagaccaatgcgtaatgcagttctccatcaaaacatatggcaggtatgaggataagaccaatgcgtaatgcagttctccatcaaaacatatggcaggtatgaggataagaccaatgcgtaatgcagttctccatcaaaacatatggcaggtatgaggataagaccaatgcgtaatgcagatctccatcaaaacatatggcaggtatgaggataagaccaatgcgtaatgcagttctccatcaaaacatatggcaggtatgaggataagaccaatgcgtaatgcagatctccatcaaaacatatggcaggtatgaggataagaccaatgcgtaatgcagattctccatcaaaacatatggcaggtatgaggataagaccaatgcgtaatgcagttctccatcaaaacatatggcaggtatgaggataagaccaatgcgtaatgcagttctccatcaaaacatatggcaggtatgaggataagaccaatgcgtaatgcagttctccatcaaaacatatggcaggtatgaggataagaccaatgcgtaatgcagttctccatcaaaacatatggcaggtatgaggataagaccaatgcgtaatgcagttctccatcaaaacatatggcaggtatgaggataagaccaatgcgtaatgcagttctccatcaaaacatatggcaggtatgaggataagaccaatgcgtaatgcagttctccatcaaaacatatttgACTTTGGAGAAAGTTTCATTTACATTTTCACATTTAGTCGTTTCTCTTATATTTCAAAAGCCAATTACAGTCAATGCATATAAAGCGGAAGGGTTCAATATCCCGCTTCATGTATGGCTCTcaaaaaggttctatatagaactGCAAAGAGACCTTATTTTTGTTGCAGTGTATTGTATTTGTTACACTTTACTTATATCAGATCATGCTATTGAATAGTAgcatgtttaaaatatatattttgtagataatttgttataaaataaatCTAAGACTGTGTCTGTCTGATAAGGAGAAGGGTTAGCCTGCCATCTAGTGGTGAAGATAAACTATACATGGATGATTCAACGAGCTGTCGAAGAAAACTATAAATGAATGATTCAACTAGCGGCAGAATAAAACTGGAAATGGGCAGCATAGTCAAATAACAGTCAGACTCAACTCATTGTACCTCAATTCCTCGCATTCCAGCTCCCCGCCTCCTGCTCGAGCGTATCCGAGGAGGGCCTCCCCCTGTTCAGACTTTCTCCGATACGTCTTGAGAAGGGTgcgaggagagaggacacaaAAAAGCGAGGGAAGATTCATTGAGAAAGTGACTCAGTGATTCACAGTTTGATGAAACGAGCTGAATAAAACCTGATAGACAACGAATTGAACAAACACTAGTTAGTCTTTCTTCATAAAAAAAAGTGAACTGCACTAACAGATATGATTCAACTAAACAAGTGTTTAAAGTTGATTAGTTGAATATGACGAATTATTACTGGGTTGGAACAAGAGTAGCAGCTGACTACAGGACCGCCTCTGGGAGCAGTTCTTTCGGAACATTCTGAATAGCCAACAACTGACAGTTTTGGAGTGGTAGATTATTGACCCGTGTGCTGTGTGTCCACCTTACTACCACACGGTGGAGCTGTTTGTTCATAGTCAGATCCATAGCCATCACAGGGCATTGACAGCGGAAACTAGACGATTTAAAAAGCAGGAGAAAGGACGACATGAGACAATATGTGacaatatgtgtgtatatgtaactATTACAGTATTTAGTTATGCAAAGTACAACGTAACTGCAAACTGGCCCTCTtaaatatttctgtgtgttaattGACTTACTACTAGATACCGTATACTCTTTTACCACATTAACAAATGTGTTACTCTGATACAATAAACATCCAGCACATCCTTACAAATCCCAAGGAGCTTGTGGTTGTCTTGATTTGTCtgttactcatgtgtgtgtggattgtcttgatttgtctgttactcatgtgtgtgtggttgtcttgatttgtctgttactcatgtgtgtgtggttgtcttgatttgtctgttactcatgtgtgtgtggttggattgtattgtctgttactcatgtgtgtgtggttgtcttgatttgtctgttactcatgtgtgtgtggttgtcttgatttgtctgttactcatgtgtgtgtggttgtcttgatttgtctgttactcatgtgtgtgtggttgtcttgcattgtctgttactcatgtgtgtgtggttgtcttgatttgtctgttactcatgtgtgtgtggttgtcttgatttgtctgttactcatgtgtgtgtggttgtcttgatttgtctgttactcatgtgtgtgtggttgtcttgatttgtctgttactcatgtgtgtgtggttgtcttgcattgtctgttactcatgtgtgtgtggttgtcttgatttgtctgttactcatgtgtgtgtggttgtcttgatttgtctgttactcatgtgtgtgtggttgtcttgatttgtctgttactcatgtgtgtgtggttgtcttgatttgtctgttactcatgtgtgtgtggttggattgtattgtctgttactcatgtgtgtgtggttggattgtattgtctgttactcatgtgtgtgtggttgtcttgatttgtctgttactcatgtgtgtgtggttggattgtattgtctgttactcatgtgtgtgtggttgtcttgatttgtctgttactcatgtgtgtgtggttggattgtattgtctgttactcatgtgtgtgtggttgtcttgatttgtctgttactcatgtgtgtgtggttggattggattgtctgttactcatgtgtgtgtggttgtcttgatttgtctgttactcatgtgtgtgtggttggattggattgtctgttactcatgtgtgtgtggttggattgtattgtctgttactcatgtgtgtgtggttggttgtCTTGCATTGTCtgttactcatgtgtgtgtggttggattgtattgtctgttactcatgtgtgtgtggttgtcttgatttgtctgttactcatgtgtgtgtggttggattggattgtctgttactcatgtgtgtgtggttggattgtattgtctgttactcatgtgtgtgtggttggattgtattgtctgttactcatgtgtgtgtggttggattgtattgtctgttactcatgtgtgtgtggttggattgTATTGTCTGTtgctcatgtgtgtgtggttgtcttgtattgtctgttactcatgtgtgtgtggttggattgtattgtctgttactcatgtgtgtgtggttgtcttgtATTGTCTGTTACTCATGTGTGTGGTTGGATTGTATTGTCtgttactcatgtgtgtgtggttgtcttgtattgtctgttactcatgtgtgtgtggttggattgTATTGTCTGTTactaatgtgtgtgtggttgtcttgtattgtctgttactcatgtgtgtgtggttggcttgtattgtctgttactcatgtgtgtgtgtgtggttggcttGTATTGTCTgttactcgtgtgtgtgtgtggttggcttgtattgtctgttactcatgtgtgtctgtgtggttgtctTGCCTTGTCtgttactcatgtgtgtgtgtgtgtggttgtcttgcattgtctgttactcatgtgtgtgtggttgtcttgtattgtctgttactcatgtgtgtgtggttggcttgtattgtctgttactcatgtgtgtgtgtggttggcttGTATTGTCtgttacttgtgtgtgtgtgtgtgtgtgtgtggtcggctTGCATTGTCTTGTAactcatgcatgtgtgtgtgtggttggcttGTATTGTCtgttacttgtgtgtgtgtgtgtgtgtgtgtgtgtgtgtgtgtgtgtgtgtgtgtgtgtgtgtgtgtgtgtgtgtgtgtgtgtgtgtgtgtgtgtgtgtgtgtgtgtggtcggctTGCATTGTCTTGTAactcatgcatgtgtgtgtgtgtgtgttagtgtgtacatgcgtgcgtgcgtgtgtgtgtgtgtgcatcttcaGTCAGGAACAGAGGAGGTTCCTGCACCTGTTTCTATGGAGACCCCTTTACAATTGGTGTACTCATCAAAACCAACCCAGAGGTGAGGTAGAGGAGCCTTTGTGCTGAAGAGCACAGAACATAAAAACACTGGACAGATGAAAGACTAGCCAGCCTACAAACAACACTAATGTAGACAGTGGAGGTGGGCAGAATGAAAGACTAGCCAGCCTACAAACAACACTAATGTAGACAGTGGAGGTGGGCAGAATGAAAGACTAGCCAGCCTACAAACAACACTAATGTAGACAGTGGAGGTGGGCAGAATGAAAGACTAGCCAGCCTACAAACAACACTAATGTAGACAGTGGAGGTGGGCAGAATGAAAGACTAGCCAGCCTACAAACAACACTAATGTAGACAGTGGAGGTGGGCAGAATGAAAGACTAGCCAGCCTACAAACAACACTAATGTAGACAGTGGAGGTGGGCAGAATGAAAGACTAGCCAGCCTACAAACAACACTAATGTAGACAGTGGAGGTGGGCAGAATGAAAGACTAGCCAGCCTACAAACAACACTAATGTAGACAGTGGAGGTGGGCAGAATGAAAGACTAGCCAGCCTACAAACAACACTAATGTAGACAGTGGAGGTGGGCAGAATGAAAGACTAGCCAGCCTACAAACAACACTAATGTAGACAGTGGAGGTGGGCAGAATGAAAGACtagggggagcagagagagagagagagatagtgtacACTACCCACACCCCTCTCAACCTCAGTGTCCACTACCCACCCTAccaacacccctctcaacctcagtgtccactacccacactaccaacacccctctcaacctcagtgtccactacccaccctaccaacacccctcgcaacctcagtgtccactacccacactaccaacacccctctcaacctcagtgtccactacccaccctaccaacacccctctcaacctcagtgtccactacccaccctaccaacacccctctcaacctcagtgtccactacccaccctaccaacacccctctcaacctcAGTGTACACTACCCACCCTAccaacacccctctcaacctcagtgtccactacccaccctaccaacacccctctcaacctcAGTGTACACTACCCACCCTAccaacacccctctcaacctcagtgtccactacccaccctaccaacacccctctcaacctcAGTGTCCACTACCCACACTACCCACACCCCTCTCAACCTCAGTGTCCACTACCCACCCTAccaacacccctctcaacctcagtgtccactacccaccctaccaacacccctctcaacctcAGTGTACACTGCCCACCCTAccaacacccctctcaacctcAGTGTCCACTACCCCACCCCAccaacacccctctcaacctcAGTGTCCACTACCCACCCCACCAACACCCCTCGCAACCTCAGTGTCCACTACCCACCCCACCAACACCCCTACCAACCTCAGTGTCCACTACCCACCCCACCAACACCCCTACCAACCTCAGTGTCCACTACCCACCCCACCAACACCCCTACCAACCTCAGTGTCCACTCCCCACCAACACCCCTACCAACCTCAGTGTCCACTACCCACCCCACCAACACCCCTACCAACCTCAGTGTCCACTACCCACCCCACCAACACCCCTACCAACCTCAGTGTCCACTCCCCACCAACACCCCTACCAACCTCAGTGTCCACTACCCACCCACCAACACCCCTACCAACCTCAGTGTCCACTACCCACCCCACCAACACCCCTACCAACCTCAGTGTCCACTCCCCACCAACACCCCTACCAACCTCAGTGTCCACTACCCACCCCAccaacacccctctcaacctcTTGATTGTCATTGACAGTCAATACAAAAGAACCTTGTTTTAGCCCAATAGATTTGCATGTCATCCCCATTCACACGTATGTCCCCCGCAGACTCTACAGCTGGAGCCCAGGCAGCCGTTACAATACCAACAATACCCCCGGAGAGGAACTGAATTGGGGCTGAATCTCACCTATTAGCCCCTCATTAGAGACAGCTTTTcttaaacacaccaagacaatgaGAGtggcagggaggggagatgatTCTTGTATTGCTACTGTTTAGTTGTGTGTTGGTCTTCTCAAGCAGAAACCAGGGGGGCTTGTGTTTCTCCTGGTGGCCAGTGAGCCCACAGAAAAAAAACAATCACTGTTGAAAAATGCtagcctctctctcaattcaattcaattccaggggctgtattggcatgggaaacatgttaacattgccaaagcaagtgaggtagataatatacaaaagtgaaataaacaatacaaattaacagtaaacattacactcacagaagtttcaaaacaataaagacattacaaatgtcattatatatatacagtgttgtaacaatgtacaaatggttaaagaacacaagggaaaataaataagcataaatatgggttgtatttacaatggtgtttgttcttcactggttgaccttttcttgtggcaacaggtcacaaatattgctgctgtgatgcaaaTATTGCTgctgggagtttatcaaaattggatttgttttcgaattctttgtggatctgtgtaatctgagggaaatatgtgtctctaatatggtcatacattggacaggaggttaggaagtgcagctcagtttccacctcattttgtgggcagtgagcacatagcctgtcttctcttgagagccaggtctgtctacagcggtctttctcaatagcaaggctatgctcactgagtctgtacatagtcaaagctttccttaagtttgggtcagtcacagtggccaggtattctgctactgtgtactctctgtttagggccaaatagcattctagtttgctctgtttttttgttaattctttccaatgtgtcaagtaattcaagtatttttttttttcaagtaattcaagtatttttttgccagatcctaattggtatgttaaaATGTCTCTTGCTACCTGCCTGTGTGTCTGAAGAGAGAGAAcggaggataagaccaatgcgtaatgcagttctccatcaaaacatatggcaggtatgaaggataagaccaatgcgtaatgcagttctccatcaaaacatatggcaggtatgaggataagaccaatgcgtaatgcagttctccatcaaaacatatggcaggtatgaggataagaccaatgcgtatgcagtctccatcaaaacatattgggcaggtatgaggataagaccaatgcgtaatgcagttctccatcaaaacatatggcaggtatgagataagaccaatgcgtaatgcagttctccatcaaaacatatggcaggtatgaggataagaccaatgcgtaatgcagtctCCATtccaaaacatatggcaggtatgaggataagaccaatgcgctAATGCACAGTTCTCACAATTAAAACATTTATGGCAGGTATAGTTGAGATaaaccaatgcgtaatgcagttctccatgcAAACACTATGGCAGGTATAGAGTGATAAGCCAATGCGTAATGCCAGTctcatcaaaacatatggcaggtttATTGAGGATAACCAAGGCGTATGCAgtttctccatcaaaacatatgggcAGGTATGAGGGATAaggaccaatgcgtaatgcaggtTCTCcaatcaaaacatatggcagtgtatgaggataagaccaatgcgttaATGGCagtctccatcaaaacatatggcaggtatgaggataagaccaatgcgttaatgcagttctccatcaaacatatggcaggtatgaggataagaccataTGCCGTAATGAAtggtaatgcagttctccatcaaaacatatggcaggttattgaggataagaccaatgccgTAATTGCAGTTCTTCCATCCAAAACATTATGGTCAGGTTATGAGGATAAGacccaatgcgtaatgcagttctccatcaaaacatatggcaggtatgaggataagaccaatgccgTAATTGCAGTTCTCCAATCATAAACATATTGGCAGgatatgaggataagaccaatgcgtatgCAGTTCTCCCATTCAAAaccatatggcaggtatgaggataagacccaatgcgtaatgcagttctccatcaaacatatggcaggtatggaggataagaccaatgcgtaatgcagttctccatcaaaacatatggcaggtatgaggataagaccaatgcgtaatgcagttctccatcaaaacatatggcaggtatgaggataagaccaatgcgtaatgcagttctccatcaaaacatatggcaggtatgaggataagaccaatgcgtaatgcagttctccatcaaaacatatggcaggtatgaggataagaccaatgcgtaatgcagttctccatcaaaacatatggcaggtatgaggataagaccaatgcgtaatgcagttctccatcaaaacatatggcaggtatgaggataagaccaatgcgtaatgcagttctccatcaaaacatatggcaggtatgaggataagaccaatgcgtaatgcagttctccatcaaaacatatggcaggtatgaggataagaccaatgcgtaatgcagttctccatcaaaacatatggcaggtatgaggataagaccaatgcgtaatgcagttctccatcaaaacatatggcaggtatgaggataagaccaatgcgtaatgcagttctccatcaaaacatatggcaggtatgaggataagaccaatgcgtaatgcagttctccatcaaaacatatggcaggtatgaggataagaccaatgcgtaatgcagttctccatcaaaacatatggcaggtatgaggataagaccaatgcgtaatgcagttctccatcaaaacatatggcaggtatgaggataagaccaatgcgtaatgcagttctccatcaaaacatatggcaggtatgaggataagaccaatgcgtaatgcagttctccatcaaaacatatggcaggtatgaggataagaccaatgcgtaatgcagttctccatcaaaacatatggcaggtatgaggataagaccaatgcgtaatgcagttctccatcaaaacatatggcaggtatgaggataagaccaatgcgtaatgcagttctccatcaaaacatatggcaggtatgaggataagaccaatgcgtaatgcagttctccatcaaaacatatggcaggtatgaggataagaccaatgcgtaatgcagttctccatcaaaacatatggcaggtatgaggataagaccaatgcgtaatgcagttctccatcaaaacatatggcaggtatgaggataagaccaatgcgtaatggtcagttctccatcaaaacatatggcaggtatgaggataagaccatgcgtaatgcagttctccatcaaaacatatggcaggtatgaggataagaccaatgcgtaatgcagttctcccatcaaaacatatgggcaggtatgaggataaagaccaatgcgtaatgcagttctccatcaaaacatatgggcAGGTATGatgataagaccaatgcgtaatgcagttctccatcaaaacatatggcaggtatgaggataagaccaatgcgtatgcagttctccatcaaaacatatggcaggggTATGATGATAAGAcgcaatgcgtaatgcagttctccatcaaaacatatggcaggtatgaggataagaccaatgccgtaatgcagttctccatcaaacatatggcaggtatgaggataagaccaatgcgtaatgcagtttcTCCatcaaacatatggcaggtatgatgAGGatagaccaatgcgtaatgcagttctccatcaaaacatatggcagtatgaggataagaccatgcgtaatgcagttctccatcaaaacatatggcaggtatgaggataagaccaatgcgtaatggcAGTTCATCCAagcaaaacatatggcaggtatgaggatagaccaatgcgtaatgcagttctccatcaaaacatatggcaggtatgaggataagaccaatgcgtaatgcagttctccatcaaaacatatggcaggtatgaggataagaccaatgcgtaatgcagttctccatcaaaacatatggcaggtatgaggataagaccaatgcgtaatgcagttctccatcaaaacatatggcaggtatgaggataagaccaatgcgtaatgcagttctccatcaaaacatatggcaggtatgaggataagaccaatgcgtaatgcagttctccatcaaaaacatatggcaggtatgaggataagaccaatgcgtaatgcagttctccatcaaaacatatggcaggtatgaggatagaccaatgcgtaatgcagttctccatcaaaacatatggcaggtatgaggataagaccaatgcgtaatgcatttctccatcaaaacatatggcaggtatgaggataagaccatgcgtaatgcagttctccatcaaaacatatggcaggtatgaggataagaccaatgcgtaatgcagttctccatcaaacatatggcaggtatgaggataagaccaatgcgtaatgcagttctccatcaaaacatatggcaggtatgaggataagaccaatgcgtaatgcagttctcc
Encoded here:
- the LOC116366020 gene encoding putative uncharacterized protein DDB_G0290521, with the translated sequence MPSYKRLQGRVSTTHPTNTPRNLSVHYPPHQHPYQPQCPLPTPPTPLPTSVSTTHPTNTPTNLSVHSPPTPLPTSVSTTHPTNTPTNLSVHYPPHQHPYQPQCPLPTNTPTNLSVHYPPHQHPYQPQLYTAHPTNTPLNLSVHYPTPPTPLSTSVSTTHPTNTPRNLSVHYPPHQHPYQPQCPLPTPPTPLPTSVSTTHPTNTPTNLSVHSPPTPLPTSVSTTHPTNTPTNLSVHYPPHQHPYQPQCPLPTNTPTNLSVHYPPTNTPTNLSVHYPPHQHPYQPQCPLPTNTPTNLSVHYPPHQHPSQPLDCH